Proteins encoded in a region of the Prunus persica cultivar Lovell chromosome G4, Prunus_persica_NCBIv2, whole genome shotgun sequence genome:
- the LOC109949032 gene encoding anaphase-promoting complex subunit 6, with protein sequence MREEEIEKLRGVVRDCVTKHLYSSAIFFADKVAAFTNDPADIYMQAQALFLGRHYRRAYHLLNASQIVLRDLRFRYLAAKCLEELKEWDQCILMLDDAKVDEHGNLNDTKDSNIMYLDKDGEDHEINISSAICFLRGKAYEALENRVQARHWYKAAIKADPLCYEALECLIENHMLTYEEEASLLASLQFGPEDGWLSSFYSCLIKKYDKENVVEAKFRELEKEKCNSNTSDPSFFRTLKTNTDLLACKAEYYHQCGEYQKCFELTSVLLEKDPFHLKSTLVHLAAAMELGHSNELYLMACNLVKDYPQKALSWFAVGCYYYCIKKFAESHRYFSKATSLDGTFPPAWIGYGNAYAAKEEGDQAMSAYRTAARLFPGCHLPTLYIGMEYMRTNSFKLAEQFFMQAKTTCPSDPLVYNELGVVLFFSYRYNKAVWWFEKTLAQIPSPLSEMWEPTVVNLAHAYRKLKMYNEAISYYEKALALSTRSVSTYAGLAYAYHLQDNFTAAITYYHKALWLQPDDHFCTEMLSLALADEARGPQN encoded by the exons atgagagaagaagagatagaAAAGCTTCGTGGGGTAGTGAGGGACTGCGTGACCAAGCACCTCTACTCCTCCGCCATATTCTTCGCTGATAAAGTCGCTGCCTTTACCAATGACCCTGCTGATATCTACATGCAGGCTCAGGCTCTCTTTCTCGGCCGCCATTATCGACGAGCCTACCACCTCCTCAATGCCTCCCAGATCGTTCTCCGTGACCTCCGATTTCGTTACCTCGCTGCAAAGTGCCTT GAGGAGCTGAAGGAGTGGGATCAATGCATATTAATGCTTGACGATGCCAAAGTGGATGAACATGGGAATCTGAATGACACAAAGGATTCAAATATCATGTACTTGGATAAAGATGGCGAAGATCATGAGATCAAT ATATCTTCTGCAATATGCTTTTTACGTGGTAAGGCATATGAAGCATTGGAAAACCGTGTCCAGGCCCGGCATTG GTACAAAGCTGCTATCAAAGCCGATCCCTTATGTTATGAG GCATTGGAAtgtcttattgaaaatcaCATGCTTACATATGAGGAAG AGGCAAGTCTACTTGCGTCATTACAATTTGGTCCTGAAGATGGATGGCTCTCATCATTCTACTCATGCTTAATTAAAAAG TACGACAAAGAAAATGTTGTAGAAGCAAAATTCAGAGAACTTGAAAAAGAGAAGTGTAATAGTAACACTTCTGATCCATCCTTCTTTCGTACTCTGAAAACCAACACTGACCTTCTTGCCTGCAAAGCTGAATACTACCATCAGTGTGGTGAATATCAAAAATGCTTTGAGCTAACTTCTGT ACTACTTGAAAAAGACCCTTTCCATCTGAAGAGTACATTGGTGCATCTAGCCGCTGCTATGGAACTTGGGCATTCAAATGAGCTCTATCTTATGGCATGCAATTTAGTGAAGGACTATCCTCAAAA GGCCTTATCATGGTTTGCCGTTGGATGTTACTATTATTGTATAAAAAAGTTTGCTGAGTCACACCGTTATTTCAG CAAGGCTACCAGTCTAGATGGGACCTTTCCACCTGCTTGGATTGGATATGGGAATGCTTATGCTGCTAAAGAAGAGGGTGATCAAGCAATGTCAGCTTATCGCACTGCTGCTCGTTTGTTTCCAGG GTGTCATTTACCAACTTTGTACATTGGGATGGAGTACATGCGAACCAACAGCTTTAAGCTCGCTGAACAG ttttttatgcAGGCGAAGACCACTTGCCCATCAGATCCACTAGTATATAATGAACTTGGTGTTGTGCTAT TCTTTTCATACAGGTATAACAAAGCTGTGTGGTGGTTTGAGAAAACTTTGGCTCAAATTCCTTCCCCTTTAAGTGAAATGTGGGAACCAACTGTGGTTAATCTAGCTCATGCATACAGAAAACTGAA GATGTACAATGAAGCTATTTCATACTATGAGAAAGCACTTGCATTGTCAACCAGAAGTGTGAGTACTTATGCAGGTCTTGCATATGCTTACCATTTACAG GATAATTTTACGGCAGCGATTACATACTATCATAAA GCTCTATGGCTACAACCAGATGATCATTTTTGCACTGAAATGTTAAGTTTGGCTTTAGCAGATGAAGCCCGTGGACCACAGAACTGA
- the LOC18778806 gene encoding receptor-like protein 2, producing MPGYDDMVDFDGFQNLRYLSLANCQLTGQIPVWLSKLKNLEILHLENNQITGPIPSWLGTLPRLFSLNLAGNRISGEFPKELCGLPRLLYEPFEEDTYELELPPLGHKPANPTFLPRRLSFIPAMIDLSRNNIDGDIPNETSQLHLLCLLLLHSNSFSSVIPNQISNLKNLEELTLSMNHLSGKIPWSLTALNFLKKFDVSYNNLEGPMPTSTQIQSFDASAFEGNPKLCGAPSLNKCETNNTIDADGKNKHAGYGHPHQLPWFYISSVVLGFIVGFWGVCGSLIIKKRWRYAYFGFIDNVQDRLYVMMTVSMNRIKRRLRA from the coding sequence ATGCCAGGTTATGATGACATGGTTGATTTTGATGGGTTCCAAAATCTTCGGTACTTGAGTTTGGCCAATTGTCAGCTCACTGGTCAAATACCTGTATGGTTATCAAAGCTCAAGAATCTAGAGATCTTGCATCTGGAGAATAATCAAATCACAGGGCCAATTCCAAGTTGGTTGGGGACTCTTCCTAGACTTTTTTCTCTAAACTTGGCAGGTAACCGAATTTCAGGTGAATTTCCAAAGGAACTTTGTGGACTACCAAGATTGCTTTATGAACCTTTTGAAGAAGACActtacgaacttgaattgcctCCCCTCGGCCACAAACCCGCAAATCCAACTTTTCTACCGCGCAGATTGTCTTTCATTCCAGCAATGATAGACCTATCTCGCAATAACATAGATGGTGATATACCTAATGAGACCAGCCAATTGCACCTTCTCTGCTTGTTGCTTCTTCACTCTAACAGCTTCTCCAGCGTCATTCCAAACCAAATATCTAACCTTAAAAATTTAGAGGAGTTAACCCTCTCCATGAATCATTTGTCTGGGAAAATTCCATGGTCATTAACAGCCCttaatttcttgaaaaaattTGATGTCTCATACAATAATCTCGAAGGACCAATGCCAACAAGCACTCAGATCCAAAGCTTCGATGCTTCTGCATTTGAGGGGAACCCAAAGCTTTGTGGTGCCCCAAGTCTAAATAAGTGCGAAACAAATAACACCATTGATGCAGATGGTAAGAACAAACATGCGGGCTATGGGCATCCACATCAACTTCCATGGTTTTATATTTCTTCTGTTGTGCTAGGGTTCATAGTGGGATTTTGGGGAGTCTGTggttctttaattattaagaAGAGATGGAGGTATGCATATTTTGGATTCATAGACAATGTACAAGATAGGCTCTATGTGATGATGACAGTGAGCATGAACAGGATAAAGAGAAGGCTTCGAGCCTAG